A segment of the Vibrio parahaemolyticus genome:
CGCCATCAAGAATGGCTTCGTGCGCTTGCACTAGGTGATCGTTGAGGTAGGCAATGCGGTAGTCATCTTGAATTTCGCCATTTTCGTCAAATTCATCTCTCGCTCCCAAACCATTTTCCACGATAAAGAGCGGCTTTTGGTAGCGATCGTGCAAGAAGTTCAGCAAAATACGCAGACCTTTGGGATCGATCAACCAGCCCCATTGGCTCTTTTCCAAATATGGGTTCGGCACGCTCTCAACAATATTGCCGACTTCCTTTTGTTTCGGATCCGCGCTCGCACAGCCACTGGCGTAGTAGCTAAAGGAGATAAAGTCGACACTGGCCGAGGCGATGTCTTCTAAATCGCCGTCTTCCATCTGGATCTCGATGCCATTTTCACGGAAATAGCGCTTCATATAACCAGGATACTGACCACGAGTTTGCACATCACCGAAGAACAACCACTTGTTGTTTTCATGCATGGCGGCTAACACATCATCAGGGTTACAAGTGTATGGGTAGTTCATGGCACCCAGTAACATGTTGCCGATTTTGCCATTCGGTACAATTTTCTGGCACAGCTTCACTGCTTTAGCATTCGCCACCAATTGATGGTGAATCGCTTGGTAAATCTGTTGCTCTGTTGCGTCTTCTGGCAAACCAACCCCAGTAAATGGTGCATGCAGAGACATGTTGATTTCGTTGAAGGTAAGCCACAGTTTGACCTTATCTTTGTAGCGTTCTAACACGGTTTTAGCGTAACGCTCGAAAAACTCGATCACTCGACGATCGCCCCAACCACCATAATTCTCAACCAAGGCGTAAGGCATCTCGTAATGAGAAAGCGTCACAAATGGTTGCATGTCGTGTTTGGCTAGCTCATCAAAAATGTTGTCGTAAAACGCCAGTCCTTCTTCGTTTGGCTCCAGTTCATCGCCATTAGGAAAAATACGACTCCAAGCGATGGACAAGCGCAGGCAGGTGAATCCCATCTCTTTAAACAGGGCAATATCTTCTGGATAGCGATTGTAGAAATCGATCGCAAGATCTTTGATACCTGGTGTTCGTTCTTCACGCGTTTGATGCGGGCTCAGAATACCGTTTGGCAACATATCTGATGTTGATAAACCTTTACCCCCAAGGTTGTATGCCCCCTCTACTTGGTTTGCAGCAATGGCACCACCCCAAAGGAAGTTATCTGGAAACTTAATCATGTTTCTCACTCTTTTATCATTAGAAAATTGCAGTTACTTGGATTTTTCTTTGCTTGAGAATAGTGCAGGTCACATCACGATTCTTGTAGCCAGATCGACTTTCTGAAGGGCGATTTGTTCGGTTTTAGAAAAGACGCCAACCGAAGCCAGATCCGATAGCCGCTTGGGGGTTGAGTTGCGAGTATCACTGCTGATTTTTGAATAAATATCTGTGTAAGTCACTTTTAGTTGGCTCAATCAATCGTATTGGCGAGCTGAAATCGCAAGATGAACGACATACCGGAACCAGGATTGCGTTGTGCTGTGACTTGCCCATTCATGTCTCGCATGTTGTTCGCGGTGATTGACAGTCCTAAACCCAAGCCCTCTCCGATTTTTTTGCTGGTTTGAAATGGCTCGAAAATGGTGTCGAGTTGTTCTAGTGCCACGCCACAACCGTTGTCACTGACCACCACTTCAACGTGGTTGTTAGTTGGTGTTACAACGATTGAAAGTTGGGGATTGTCCCTAGATTGCATTGCATCAAGCGCATTGGATATCAGGTTGCCAAGCACTTGTTGTAAGCGTTGTTCTTCCCCCTGAATTTGCGGTAGATCGCTAGGTATTCGCACGCGAACATCCACATTCGCTAGCTGAGATTGATAGACACGCAGCGTCTCTTCCAACGCGCTGGTTAACGCTAGTGCTTGTAGCTTTTCAGGTTTGTTGTACGCGAATGTTTTGAGCTGGCTCGTCATGCTTGCCATGCGGTCAATCAGCTTTTGCACGAGCACATTATTGGCCTTCATCATGGCGGTTTCGCCGCGTTCTGCTAATAACTCGTTGGTGGTGAGAAGGGTGCGCAATCCGGTAAGAGGTTGATTCAACTCGTGGGTAATCGCGCTCGACATGCGGCCCAACGCCGCCATTTTGCTCGACTCAATCAACTGCTCCTGAGCTTGACGTAGCGCTTGCGTGCGCTCTTCTACGCGCTGCGCTAGCTCTTGGTTGATGAGTTGTAGCGATTGTTCAGCCTTTTTGCGTTTACTGATATCGATGAGGGTGGCAAGAAAATACAGCTCTCCGTGCCAAGGAAAGGTCGTTAATGAGAACAGCACCGGGAAAACGCTCCCATCACTTCGCCTTGCCATCGTTTCAACGGCACTGATTTCTGCCAGCTCCTTATGTTTTGGTAGATCTCTGAGCAGTGTGAGCGTGGTTGAGTTGGGATTACCTGCATCAAACAACTCCCAAGCAAAAGTTTGACGATTGACGTTTTCTGGCAAACAAAACAGCCGCTTAGCCATTGGATTGAGATCGAATAGCTGTCCTTGCTCATTGATCAACAGTAACCCAACGTGAGTTTTGTTGATCATCTGCTTAAGTCGCCTTTGGGATTCCTCCAGTAGAGCCTGAATACGCTGTTGGTTCTGGTTTTTCTGGTGCCGTTGTAAACCGATGATGACCAACAAAATCATCAATAACAGCAGTGCAGCGACACTCCAAGCAATGACATTAATGGCTTGTTGAACTGGCTTGGTCGGGATGAGATAGCTGACATACCAATTGAGGTCATCCAATTTAACGGTATGGGCAAAATAGCGTTGTTGTTCCAGTGTCCAAAAATGGATCACGGTGTTGTCGTAGAGCTTTTGTGTTTCCTCATCTACTGCATGGTTTGGCTCATTGAACCAGTCCGCGTTGTAAGTGGTACTGCTCGACAGGAAGAAACGCTGATGGCGGTTTTGCAGTGTAATAATGTCTTGGCTGGTGATGGTTTGTTCCGTCAGAAGGCTCAAGTTAATTTGTACGACGACAATACCCGCGATGTTGAGGCCATCAAAAATCGGTGCCGATAAATAATACAGAGGGCTCGAGCCTTTGGTTTTATTTACCAGAGAGACGCCTTCACCTTGGCGATGAATCTGTTCAACAATGGCACGTCGATCTGAACGGCTAAATCGTTCATCGATGAGGCTGGAAACCAACACTTCACCAGAGGTGGAGAGGATCAACCAACCTTCGGTATTCGCGGCTTTGTCGAGTTGGGTTAACTGGGCTTGCAGCGGTTCATAGTAAGTCAAATTGCCTTTCACAAACGCAATAGTTTCGGGATTGTTGGTGACTAAATAAGGCAGGTGATAAAAGCGTTTCAGTGCTCGGCGGACTTCGCCGATGTAATCCAGTAGTTTTTGTTGCGCTTCGGTTTGCGTTTGTGCGCTGAGCAATTGGTGGGCGATTTCACGACTAGCACTGTAAGAAAATAGCACCATCGCGCTTGCAAAAATCACAAGCAACCACGTTTTCCCTTTTCCGCTGAGCGTCATACCGACTCCATCCAAGTACTCGTTTTCTTAAGATAAGTTATTGATTTTCAGTTCTGCCTCATCTTGATTGATGACCCAATCCACATGCAGGTTTGCCGATTTAGATTTTTCCTGTGCGGTTCACAGCGATTACTTATCCAGATTGAGACAGAGTGCGCCTAACTGATTGGATGTTAAAGAGTTGTAATTAAGAAGTGAGATCTAGCTCCTTTTCTCCCTCGTGGTTTTTGCTACCGTTACGAAAGACGTTTTAAACAGGCAGTAATTCATGGCTTTTGAAAGCACCCCCAACATCGCACTTATTGAAGATGATGACATTGTTCGTCAGGCAACTAGCCAATGGCTGCAACTGGCCGGATTTAACGTTGAGGCATTCAGTACCGGTGACGCTGGAAAGGCGGCGATACTAAGTCAAGACTTTGATGCTGTTGTCAGCGATGTTCGCTTGCCTGATAGCGATGGCCTATCGATTTTAGAAAGCCTTATTGACCATCATATCCAAGCGCCCGTTATCCTGATCACCGGACATGGGGATGTGGATATGGCAGTGAGTGCGTTGCAAAAGGGCGCATTTGACTTTATTGAGAAACCATTTCAGCCAGAGCGACTCTCGCAACGTGTGACGGAAGCGGTCGAGACTTATCGAGCGCAGACGTCAACGCAAGATCGTCAAGAATATCTCGCGAGCGTAAGTGGGCTCGAGGAAGTGCTGATTGGCCGAAGCCGGGTCATGCAGCAATTGCGTGAACAAGTTGCAAAGTTAGCGCGTATTGATACCAACGTCATTATTTATGGTGAAACGGGCTGTGGCAAAGAGCTAGTTGCCACCAGTCTGCATAAAGAAAGCCAACGCAAATCACATCGTTTTGTGCCAATAAACTGTGGCGCGATTCCCGAAAATCTGTTCGAAAGTGAGCTGTTTGGTCACGAGCCCGGCGCTTTTACTGGAGCAAGTAAACGACGGATTGGCAAACTCGAATACGCCGACAAAGGCACGCTGTTTTTTGATGAAATCGAGAGTATGCCGCTTTCAATGCAAGTGAAAGTGCTGCGCTCATTGCAAGAACATACTGTCGAGCGAGTTGGTGGTAACCAGCAGATCAATGTGGATTTGCGAGTGATCGCTGCCGCGAAAGAAGATCTCAACGATCATGAAGAGTTCCGTCAAGATTTGTATTATCGACTTAATGTTGCACAGATCTACTTACCGCCGCTTAGGGAGCGAGAAGAAGACGCGTTGATTCTGTTTGAGCACTTTGCATTGCAAACAAATCCAGACAGTCGACCGTTGAGTGATGCCGACAGAAATGCCGTGCTTTCTTACGCTTGGCCAGGAAATGTGCGCGAATTACGTAACGTTGCAATGCGTTTCGCGCTGGATGATACGGTTTCTGTGATGGAAATTCTTTCTAGCCGCCCGTCGTCAACTACGGAAGATACTCAAGCGGGTGTGCCACTGATGATTCAGCTGCACAACTTTGAGCGCAAAGTGTTGCATGATTCCTTAGTGAGGCACCAAGGACGGATTAATGAAGTGATGCAAGAGCTCGATTTACCACGCCGCACCTTAAATCAGAAAATGCAAAAATTTGGTCTGAATCG
Coding sequences within it:
- a CDS encoding glycoside hydrolase family 1 protein, whose amino-acid sequence is MIKFPDNFLWGGAIAANQVEGAYNLGGKGLSTSDMLPNGILSPHQTREERTPGIKDLAIDFYNRYPEDIALFKEMGFTCLRLSIAWSRIFPNGDELEPNEEGLAFYDNIFDELAKHDMQPFVTLSHYEMPYALVENYGGWGDRRVIEFFERYAKTVLERYKDKVKLWLTFNEINMSLHAPFTGVGLPEDATEQQIYQAIHHQLVANAKAVKLCQKIVPNGKIGNMLLGAMNYPYTCNPDDVLAAMHENNKWLFFGDVQTRGQYPGYMKRYFRENGIEIQMEDGDLEDIASASVDFISFSYYASGCASADPKQKEVGNIVESVPNPYLEKSQWGWLIDPKGLRILLNFLHDRYQKPLFIVENGLGARDEFDENGEIQDDYRIAYLNDHLVQAHEAILDGVELMGFTSWGPIDLVANSTAEMSKRYGYIYVDRHDDGQGTLERKRKKSFYWYQDVIRTAGGSLKR
- a CDS encoding sensor histidine kinase, producing the protein MTLSGKGKTWLLVIFASAMVLFSYSASREIAHQLLSAQTQTEAQQKLLDYIGEVRRALKRFYHLPYLVTNNPETIAFVKGNLTYYEPLQAQLTQLDKAANTEGWLILSTSGEVLVSSLIDERFSRSDRRAIVEQIHRQGEGVSLVNKTKGSSPLYYLSAPIFDGLNIAGIVVVQINLSLLTEQTITSQDIITLQNRHQRFFLSSSTTYNADWFNEPNHAVDEETQKLYDNTVIHFWTLEQQRYFAHTVKLDDLNWYVSYLIPTKPVQQAINVIAWSVAALLLLMILLVIIGLQRHQKNQNQQRIQALLEESQRRLKQMINKTHVGLLLINEQGQLFDLNPMAKRLFCLPENVNRQTFAWELFDAGNPNSTTLTLLRDLPKHKELAEISAVETMARRSDGSVFPVLFSLTTFPWHGELYFLATLIDISKRKKAEQSLQLINQELAQRVEERTQALRQAQEQLIESSKMAALGRMSSAITHELNQPLTGLRTLLTTNELLAERGETAMMKANNVLVQKLIDRMASMTSQLKTFAYNKPEKLQALALTSALEETLRVYQSQLANVDVRVRIPSDLPQIQGEEQRLQQVLGNLISNALDAMQSRDNPQLSIVVTPTNNHVEVVVSDNGCGVALEQLDTIFEPFQTSKKIGEGLGLGLSITANNMRDMNGQVTAQRNPGSGMSFILRFQLANTID
- a CDS encoding sigma-54-dependent transcriptional regulator: MAFESTPNIALIEDDDIVRQATSQWLQLAGFNVEAFSTGDAGKAAILSQDFDAVVSDVRLPDSDGLSILESLIDHHIQAPVILITGHGDVDMAVSALQKGAFDFIEKPFQPERLSQRVTEAVETYRAQTSTQDRQEYLASVSGLEEVLIGRSRVMQQLREQVAKLARIDTNVIIYGETGCGKELVATSLHKESQRKSHRFVPINCGAIPENLFESELFGHEPGAFTGASKRRIGKLEYADKGTLFFDEIESMPLSMQVKVLRSLQEHTVERVGGNQQINVDLRVIAAAKEDLNDHEEFRQDLYYRLNVAQIYLPPLREREEDALILFEHFALQTNPDSRPLSDADRNAVLSYAWPGNVRELRNVAMRFALDDTVSVMEILSSRPSSTTEDTQAGVPLMIQLHNFERKVLHDSLVRHQGRINEVMQELDLPRRTLNQKMQKFGLNRSDYTDS